A section of the Microbacterium sp. MM2322 genome encodes:
- a CDS encoding mandelate racemase/muconate lactonizing enzyme family protein — MTTIASLGARLIRVPLTRPWAADVTSVGVIATHVVRSDGAEGWGFSWTPQIGAEAVLALLQHDIPAFAVGRSAEPAEVWPELWRHLHEAGGGGLTTIAIAGLDLALWDAAARAAGTSVSTSIGRRRESVRSYGSGINLHYELDDLLAQAQRWVDAGFDAVKMKVGSPDLTRDVERVAAVRDVIGPDRQLMIDANQRWDLDRATTAVEALAASDIAWIEEPLRADDLAGHIELARRLRSGSGVPIALGENVHTRYRFDDFVRSGAAQVVQPNIVRVGGITPFLEIAGDAHAAGVDLHPHLLPELSGQLAMTLPQEVLVEDIEDAAFGALGALDAPSPVTIADGTLTEVPHEGLGLRFTDPEGLR; from the coding sequence GTGACCACGATCGCCTCGCTCGGCGCCCGGCTGATCCGGGTGCCGCTGACGCGCCCGTGGGCCGCCGACGTCACTTCGGTGGGCGTCATCGCGACCCACGTCGTGCGGTCGGACGGCGCCGAGGGGTGGGGCTTCTCGTGGACGCCGCAGATCGGCGCCGAGGCGGTGCTCGCGCTGCTGCAGCACGACATCCCCGCCTTCGCCGTCGGCCGCTCGGCCGAGCCGGCGGAGGTGTGGCCCGAGCTGTGGCGGCACCTGCATGAAGCGGGTGGCGGCGGTCTCACGACGATCGCGATCGCGGGGCTCGACCTCGCCCTGTGGGATGCCGCGGCCCGCGCCGCCGGCACCTCGGTGTCGACGTCGATCGGCCGCCGCCGCGAGTCGGTGCGCTCCTACGGCAGCGGCATCAACCTGCACTACGAGCTCGACGATCTGCTCGCGCAGGCGCAGCGCTGGGTGGATGCCGGTTTCGACGCCGTGAAGATGAAGGTCGGCAGCCCCGACCTGACGCGCGACGTCGAGCGCGTCGCCGCGGTGCGTGACGTCATCGGACCCGACCGGCAGCTCATGATCGACGCGAATCAGCGGTGGGACCTCGACCGGGCGACGACCGCCGTCGAGGCACTAGCGGCATCCGACATCGCCTGGATCGAGGAGCCGCTGCGCGCCGACGACCTCGCCGGCCACATCGAACTCGCCCGTCGCCTTCGATCCGGATCGGGAGTGCCGATCGCCCTCGGCGAGAACGTGCACACCCGCTACCGCTTCGACGACTTCGTCCGGTCGGGCGCTGCGCAGGTCGTGCAGCCGAACATCGTCCGCGTCGGCGGGATCACCCCGTTCCTCGAGATCGCGGGCGACGCGCACGCCGCCGGTGTCGACCTGCATCCCCACCTGCTGCCCGAGCTCTCGGGCCAGCTCGCAATGACCCTGCCGCAGGAGGTCCTCGTCGAGGACATCGAGGATGCCGCTTTCGGCGCCCTCGGTGCGCTCGACGCCCCCTCCCCCGTCACCATCGCCGACGGAACGCTGACCGAGGTGCCCCACGAGGGTCTCGGCCTGCGCTTCACCGACCCGGAAGGACTCCGATGA